Genomic window (Campylobacter ureolyticus ACS-301-V-Sch3b):
AACTATGGAAAAAGATTTTCAAGTTTTCATGAAAAGATTGATTTTAGTGATTTGTTAGTAAAAATTAGCGAAGTTAAAGGAATTGAAAGAATTCGCTTTACAAGCCCACATCCGCTTCACATGGATGATAAATTTTTAGATGTTTTTACAAATAATGATAAAATATGCAAATCAATGCACATGCCTTTACAAAGTGGATCAAGTGCGATTTTAAAGGCGATGAAAAGAGGATATACAAAAGAGTGGTTTTTAAATAGGGCTTTAAAATTAAGAAAAATATGCCCTGAAGTTAATATTAGCACCGATATAATCGTAGCATATCCTGGTGAAAGTGATGCGGACTTTAAAGATACAATAAAAGTTGTAAATGAAGTAGAATTTGAGCAAATTTTTTCATTTAAATTTAGTCCTCGCCCCTTAACTCCAGCCGCTAATTTACCTCTAATTGATGATGAAATAGCTAGCAAAAGACTAACTTTTTTACAAAATAGACAAAATGAAATTTTAGATAAAATCATGCAAAATCAAGTTGGAAAAATATTTGATGTATATTTTGAAGAGCTTCGCCCAAATATGCAAGTAAGTGGTAGAAGTTTTTCAAATTTTAATGTTTTAGCTAATGGCACGGAAGAGCTTTTAGGTAGGACAAAAAAAGTTTTGATCAAATCTGCTAAAAGAATGGTTTTGGATGGCGAAATCATCTCTTAAGCTTTTTTTTATTAAATGGATAGCTTATCTTGTTATTTGGTTGATTTATCTAACTTGCAAAAAGAAATTTACTCCTACAAATTTGCCCTCAAAACCTTGTGTGGTTGTTTTTTGGCATGGAAGACTTGCTATGATGAGCTTTGCTTACAGACATTGGTGGAGTAAAGCCTTTAATAAACAAAAGCAAGGCAAAGTTATCATTTCAGATCATAAAGATGGTGAGATCATCACTCAAATCATATCAAAATTTGGAATTGGTGCTATTAGAGGAAGTAGTTCAAAAGGTGGGGCAAGAGCTTTAATAAATGCTTTTAAAGAGATAAGAAATGGAGTTGATGTTATCATAACTCCAGATGGTCCAAGAGGTCCAAAACACAGTGTTGCCGATGGCGCGGTCATCATAGCTCAAAAACAGCACCTTGAAATTTATGCACTTAATTATGAGGCTAGTAAATTTTGGCAGTTTAAAAGCTGGGATGAGATGATACTTCCAAAACCGTTTTCAACTATGTATTATAGCCTAAGCAAGCCTTTTAGCGTAGAAAATTTAGAGCTTGACGCGGCAAAAGAAAAGATTAAAAATGAGCTTTTTAAACTGGCTGGAAAGTAAAAAATTTTTTTATATGCTTTAAAAGCTGTTGCAAAACTTTACCTAAAAGTTGAAATAAAACAAATCTCTTATGAAGATAAAATTCTCTCTATCCACAAAAAACCATTAAAGACTATAAAGCTGGAAATATAAAAGCTTACGATAATATGAAAGAATTAAGAGCCTCACTTGATGAAATATAAAATCATATACTCTAAAAATTTTAAAACATCTTTTAAAAAATTAACTACACAACAAAAAGATTTAACAATAAATTTATTAGAAAAACTGGCAAAAGATGAAACTTTAGATAAAAAATATAAAGACCACCAATAAAAGGAAAACTAAAAAGTTTTAGAGGTTGCCATATAATGCCAGATTTAGTTTTAATATATAAAAAAGATGATGATATTTTAATTTTAGAAGCTATCGATATAACAAAACATTCAAAATTATTTTAAATACTTAGTGTTTGTTTTAAGCTTATAAATTTTACTACATGTTTTATTATTTTAAAAATTTAAAGTTAATAAAATTTATTATTGCCAAGTGTTTACCTATTTTAAATATAATTTTGCTTAAGTAATAAGATCATATTTGAACTTCCTTTGACTTCTAAGAAAATTTTTCTTAGAAGTTTTTGTTTACAAAAACCTTGTTTTTTAGGCTCTTTGGTTAACACTTAGCAACAAAATAGCCG
Coding sequences:
- the miaB gene encoding tRNA (N6-isopentenyl adenosine(37)-C2)-methylthiotransferase MiaB, whose product is MSKLLFIQTLGCAMNVRDSEHIIAELKKEDDYILTDDISKADLILINTCSVREKPVHKLFSEVGGYEKVKKDGAKIGVLGCTASHLGKEIFKRAPYVDFVLGARNTSKITKAINSPKFISTDINYDDSEYAFGEFRSSPYKAYINIMIGCDKKCTYCIVPQTRGDEISIPLNLILKEVQKVADNGAKEVFLLGQNVNNYGKRFSSFHEKIDFSDLLVKISEVKGIERIRFTSPHPLHMDDKFLDVFTNNDKICKSMHMPLQSGSSAILKAMKRGYTKEWFLNRALKLRKICPEVNISTDIIVAYPGESDADFKDTIKVVNEVEFEQIFSFKFSPRPLTPAANLPLIDDEIASKRLTFLQNRQNEILDKIMQNQVGKIFDVYFEELRPNMQVSGRSFSNFNVLANGTEELLGRTKKVLIKSAKRMVLDGEIIS
- a CDS encoding lysophospholipid acyltransferase family protein, with the protein product MAKSSLKLFFIKWIAYLVIWLIYLTCKKKFTPTNLPSKPCVVVFWHGRLAMMSFAYRHWWSKAFNKQKQGKVIISDHKDGEIITQIISKFGIGAIRGSSSKGGARALINAFKEIRNGVDVIITPDGPRGPKHSVADGAVIIAQKQHLEIYALNYEASKFWQFKSWDEMILPKPFSTMYYSLSKPFSVENLELDAAKEKIKNELFKLAGK